One genomic region from Gemmatimonadota bacterium encodes:
- the gcvP gene encoding aminomethyl-transferring glycine dehydrogenase, with translation MASVQAPSALESADQFAPRHIGPTPAEVSEMLSTLGYDSLDSLIDATVPERIRFRSQLSIPAARTEAETLALLRCIAARNKLFRSYIGMGFSDCVTPPVIQRNIVESPAWYTAYTPYQAEIAQGRLEALLNFQTMVADLTGLPIANASLLDESTAAAEAMGLAHALAGKGGKEVFLVADDCHPQTISVVQTRAAARGLTVHVLPYDKFEFGPQVFGALVQYPATDGAIRDYSSICDDAHAHDALVTVAADLLSLVLLSPPGEWGADIVVGNTQRFGVPLGYGGPHAGFLATRDEYKRQIPGRIIGVSRDADGAPALRMALQTREQHIRREKATSNICTAQVLLAVVASMYAVYHGPEGLERIAKRVHQLTAALAEGIRRLGLRIVHEDYFDTLRVDLGAGKVQDVMTRAVESRINFRRLGDNEIGISLDETTSLADVVDILKLLSGSSATDTNFDELLAASDPRYDERFRRTSAFLTHPVFNKYHSETELLRYIYRLQARDLSLVHSMIPLGSCTMKLNATAEMMPITWPLFNKIHPFAPVDQTAGYAQLFRELEADLAEITGFTAVSLEPNAGSQGEYSGLLAIAGYHESRGEAHRKICLIPQSAHGTNPASAVMAGMTVVVVKTDPSGNIDVADLRDKAEAHRADLAALMVTYPSTHGVFEETISDICAIIHANGGQVYMDGANMNAMVGLCRPGDVGADVCHLNLHKTFCIPHGGGGPGMGPICVASHLAPFLPGHPVIDQPGRETVGAVSEAPWGSASILPISYAYIRMMGPDGLVEATKIAILNANYMAKRLEPHYPVLYRGQNGTVAHECIIDTRVVKATSGVDVEDIAKRLMDYGFHAPTVSFPVAGTMMIEPTESESKAELDRFCDAMIAIREEIRAIETGTADRADNLLKNAPHTAARITADEWTHPYPRSQAAYPAPWVRESKFWPATARIESAYGDRNLICSCPPTDSYVS, from the coding sequence ATGGCTTCCGTTCAGGCTCCCTCCGCGCTCGAAAGCGCTGATCAATTTGCACCCCGCCACATCGGCCCGACGCCGGCCGAAGTATCCGAGATGCTCTCCACACTCGGCTACGACAGCCTCGACTCCCTGATAGATGCGACCGTTCCAGAGCGAATCAGGTTCCGGAGCCAGCTCTCGATCCCGGCGGCCAGGACCGAAGCGGAAACGCTGGCGCTGCTCCGATGCATCGCCGCCCGCAACAAGCTCTTCAGGTCGTACATCGGCATGGGCTTCTCGGACTGCGTCACTCCGCCGGTCATCCAGCGCAACATCGTAGAAAGCCCAGCCTGGTACACTGCCTACACGCCATATCAGGCCGAAATTGCCCAGGGGCGCCTGGAAGCCTTGCTGAACTTCCAGACCATGGTGGCTGACCTGACCGGACTCCCCATTGCCAACGCCTCGTTGCTCGATGAGTCCACCGCGGCTGCCGAGGCGATGGGGCTCGCCCATGCCCTCGCCGGCAAGGGAGGGAAGGAGGTATTCCTCGTTGCGGACGACTGCCATCCGCAAACCATCAGCGTGGTCCAGACCCGCGCAGCGGCTCGCGGCCTCACGGTACACGTCCTTCCGTATGACAAGTTCGAGTTCGGTCCACAGGTGTTCGGCGCACTCGTACAGTACCCGGCCACGGACGGGGCCATCCGCGACTATTCGTCGATCTGTGACGACGCTCACGCGCACGATGCGCTCGTAACCGTCGCCGCCGACCTGCTCAGCCTGGTGCTGCTGTCGCCGCCAGGAGAGTGGGGTGCCGACATCGTCGTGGGCAACACCCAGCGATTCGGCGTTCCGCTCGGCTACGGCGGTCCCCACGCCGGCTTCCTCGCGACACGCGACGAGTACAAGCGCCAGATCCCAGGTCGCATCATCGGCGTTTCGCGCGACGCGGACGGAGCGCCCGCACTTCGCATGGCGTTGCAGACACGCGAGCAACACATTCGCCGCGAGAAGGCAACCAGCAACATCTGCACTGCGCAGGTCCTGCTAGCAGTCGTCGCAAGCATGTACGCGGTGTATCACGGTCCGGAGGGACTCGAGCGCATTGCCAAACGCGTCCACCAGCTCACGGCCGCACTCGCGGAAGGAATTCGTAGACTCGGCTTGCGCATCGTGCACGAAGACTACTTCGACACGCTTCGCGTCGACCTCGGTGCAGGGAAGGTCCAGGACGTGATGACGCGCGCTGTCGAATCGCGCATCAACTTTCGCCGTCTCGGTGATAACGAAATAGGCATCTCGCTGGATGAGACTACGAGTCTGGCCGACGTGGTGGATATTCTCAAGCTGCTCAGCGGTTCCTCCGCGACCGACACCAACTTCGACGAACTGCTGGCTGCTTCCGATCCGCGCTACGATGAGCGCTTCCGTCGCACATCGGCATTCCTCACGCATCCGGTATTCAATAAGTACCACTCCGAGACCGAGCTTCTGCGCTACATCTATCGCCTGCAGGCGCGCGATCTTTCGCTCGTGCATTCGATGATTCCGCTCGGCTCCTGCACCATGAAACTCAACGCGACCGCGGAGATGATGCCCATCACGTGGCCGCTGTTCAACAAGATCCATCCCTTTGCGCCGGTGGATCAGACTGCTGGCTACGCGCAGCTGTTCCGCGAGCTCGAAGCCGATCTTGCCGAGATCACCGGCTTCACCGCCGTATCGCTGGAGCCCAACGCCGGATCGCAGGGCGAATACTCGGGACTGCTCGCCATTGCGGGTTACCACGAGTCACGCGGCGAAGCACATCGAAAGATCTGCCTCATTCCTCAATCTGCGCATGGCACCAATCCGGCGAGTGCGGTGATGGCCGGCATGACGGTCGTCGTGGTGAAGACCGATCCGTCCGGCAACATCGACGTCGCCGATCTGCGCGACAAGGCGGAAGCACACCGCGCCGATCTCGCTGCGCTCATGGTCACGTATCCGTCGACGCACGGTGTTTTCGAAGAGACGATTTCGGACATCTGCGCGATCATTCATGCGAACGGTGGCCAGGTTTACATGGATGGCGCCAATATGAACGCGATGGTCGGCCTGTGCCGTCCGGGCGACGTCGGCGCCGACGTCTGCCACCTCAACCTGCACAAGACCTTCTGCATTCCGCACGGCGGCGGCGGACCTGGCATGGGTCCCATCTGTGTAGCGTCGCATCTCGCACCATTCCTGCCCGGTCATCCGGTCATCGATCAACCCGGCCGCGAGACTGTTGGAGCGGTTTCCGAAGCGCCGTGGGGAAGCGCCAGCATTTTGCCCATATCGTATGCGTACATCCGCATGATGGGCCCGGATGGACTCGTCGAGGCGACCAAGATTGCAATATTGAATGCCAACTACATGGCGAAGCGGCTCGAGCCACACTACCCCGTGCTGTACCGCGGACAGAACGGCACCGTCGCGCACGAGTGCATCATCGACACGCGTGTCGTGAAGGCGACGAGCGGCGTCGACGTCGAGGACATTGCAAAGCGGTTGATGGACTACGGCTTCCACGCGCCTACGGTCTCGTTCCCAGTTGCCGGCACGATGATGATCGAGCCAACTGAGAGCGAGTCCAAAGCCGAGCTGGATCGCTTCTGCGACGCAATGATCGCGATTCGTGAGGAAATTCGAGCGATCGAGACCGGCACGGCTGATCGCGCCGACAATCTATTGAAGAACGCCCCACACACCGCCGCGCGCATCACGGCCGACGAGTGGACCCATCCGTATCCCCGCAGCCAGGCAGCCTATCCCGCACCGTGGGTGCGGGAATCCAAGTTCTGGCCTGCTACCGCGCGCATCGAGTCGGCCTACGGCGATCGCAATCTCATCTGTTCCTGCCCGCCGACGGATTCGTACGTGAGCTGA
- a CDS encoding peptide ABC transporter substrate-binding protein — protein MSPTPRTIPPRMPDGRRAALCCALALTVGFIAGCSEKSRTESGGGTLVVSTASDADNLFPPLVMSSQGRQVVEQIFEPLADVGDSLNVFGDAGFIPRLADSWSWSADSLSIAFHLNPRARWHDGKPVRASDVRFTLSLAKNPVVAAPIAPLLSNVDSVSVTDSLTPVFWFKRRSAQQFYDAATVALIVPEHIYGGIAPAALASSDVLRHPVGSGRFKFRRWVPNATIEIVSNRDHYRAPARLDRVIWTIAPGDFSAASTRFLAGEADFFPSVRPDMMAQIAKSPNLRLVEYPGFKFGYMVFNMRDPKNPKAPHPLFHDVAVRRALTMAIDRASLVRNVFDSLAIASIGPTVRAMGTSDTTIAQIPYDPSGAMRILDSLGWRAARDGIRARDGRQLAFTIMVPSSSKDRERLAVLMQDQFKRVGVKVSILSVEPNVFEQQQATHAFDAAIETWLADPSPGGIRESWGSEAARTEGSKNYGDYANSIFDTQVDSALGASSRPAARVLFSRAFQTLISDAPAIWLFEPRNVVGIQKRIHTAPLRADAWWAHLADWYVPADEQIARDHAGDDTAPRADSPSSKGSS, from the coding sequence ATGAGTCCAACGCCACGTACCATTCCGCCGCGCATGCCTGACGGGCGCCGGGCAGCGCTGTGCTGCGCGCTGGCCCTCACTGTCGGATTCATCGCCGGTTGCAGCGAGAAGTCGCGAACCGAAAGCGGGGGCGGGACCCTGGTGGTCTCGACCGCCTCCGACGCGGACAATCTCTTTCCGCCACTCGTAATGTCGAGCCAGGGTCGGCAGGTGGTGGAGCAGATATTCGAGCCGCTGGCCGACGTCGGCGATTCTCTGAACGTGTTCGGAGATGCCGGGTTCATTCCGCGGCTTGCGGACAGCTGGAGCTGGTCGGCCGATTCGTTGTCGATCGCATTTCACCTGAACCCGCGTGCCCGTTGGCACGACGGGAAGCCGGTAAGAGCGAGCGACGTCAGGTTCACGCTATCGTTGGCCAAGAATCCAGTGGTAGCGGCGCCGATCGCTCCGCTGCTGTCAAACGTGGATTCGGTGAGCGTCACCGACTCGCTGACGCCGGTGTTCTGGTTCAAGCGACGCTCGGCGCAGCAGTTCTATGATGCAGCCACGGTCGCGCTCATCGTGCCGGAACACATTTATGGCGGCATCGCGCCGGCGGCGCTGGCGTCCTCGGACGTGCTGCGGCATCCGGTGGGGTCCGGGCGGTTCAAGTTCCGCCGCTGGGTTCCGAATGCGACGATCGAGATCGTGTCGAACCGGGATCACTACCGTGCGCCGGCGAGGCTCGATCGCGTGATATGGACTATCGCGCCGGGAGACTTCAGCGCAGCATCCACACGGTTTCTCGCAGGCGAGGCGGATTTCTTCCCGAGCGTCCGGCCGGACATGATGGCGCAGATCGCGAAATCGCCGAATCTGCGATTGGTCGAATATCCCGGGTTCAAGTTCGGCTACATGGTTTTCAACATGCGGGATCCGAAGAATCCGAAGGCGCCACATCCGCTATTCCACGACGTTGCGGTGCGACGCGCGCTCACGATGGCGATCGACCGGGCGTCGCTGGTACGCAACGTCTTCGACTCGCTCGCGATCGCGAGCATCGGCCCGACCGTACGCGCGATGGGAACCAGCGACACGACAATTGCGCAGATACCCTACGACCCGAGCGGTGCAATGCGCATTCTCGACTCGCTCGGGTGGCGCGCCGCACGCGATGGGATACGAGCGCGCGATGGAAGGCAGCTCGCGTTCACGATCATGGTCCCCTCATCGAGCAAGGATCGCGAGCGTCTGGCGGTACTGATGCAGGATCAGTTCAAGCGCGTCGGCGTCAAGGTGAGCATTCTCTCGGTCGAGCCGAACGTGTTCGAGCAACAGCAGGCGACTCACGCGTTCGATGCGGCGATCGAGACCTGGCTGGCAGACCCCAGCCCTGGCGGCATCCGTGAGAGTTGGGGATCGGAAGCCGCGCGAACCGAGGGAAGCAAGAACTACGGCGACTATGCGAACTCCATCTTCGACACGCAGGTCGACAGCGCGCTCGGAGCGTCATCGCGGCCAGCCGCACGCGTGTTGTTCTCGCGTGCATTCCAGACGCTGATCTCGGACGCGCCGGCGATCTGGCTGTTCGAGCCGCGTAACGTAGTCGGCATTCAGAAACGCATTCATACCGCACCGCTGCGGGCGGACGCGTGGTGGGCCCATCTTGCAGACTGGTACGTTCCGGCCGACGAACAGATCGCGCGCGACCATGCGGGTGACGATACTGCGCCGCGGGCGGATTCACCGTCGTCGAAAGGGAGCAGCTAG
- a CDS encoding ABC transporter permease: MGSAGRRGVVGTVVSRLLQAVIVVAIVTTIVFVLIHIAPGDPFTSAMDNPNVTEAMRGRWRAMYGLDRPLLEQYVRYLSNVARGNFGWSFSMHRPVIDVLKDALPNTLLLAGTALVLGFAGGIGLAVIQATRPGSRTDRTLGAGSMFFYAMPDFWLALMMMLIFAYWLPWFPVAGAVDPVMHEYMGPLAALGDRLKHLALPAITLALLSGAAVARYQRAELLRVLPDDFVRTARAKGVSERRVMWVHVLRNALIPTISLLGLSLPVLFTGAVFIERVFAWPGMGWVILNGVATRDYPLVTAGVIVAAATVTLGSLGADLLYSVADPRIRGR; the protein is encoded by the coding sequence TTGGGGTCAGCGGGAAGGCGTGGTGTAGTCGGCACCGTCGTATCGCGCCTCTTGCAGGCAGTAATCGTCGTCGCGATCGTCACGACGATCGTCTTCGTGCTCATCCACATTGCGCCGGGCGATCCATTCACGTCGGCGATGGACAACCCCAACGTCACCGAAGCGATGCGTGGCAGGTGGCGCGCGATGTACGGGTTGGACCGGCCGCTGCTGGAACAGTATGTCCGCTACCTGAGCAACGTGGCACGCGGGAATTTTGGCTGGTCATTCTCGATGCACAGGCCGGTCATCGACGTCTTGAAGGACGCGTTGCCGAACACGCTGCTGCTTGCCGGAACGGCGCTGGTGCTCGGGTTCGCCGGCGGGATCGGGCTCGCAGTGATTCAGGCAACGAGACCGGGATCCCGCACTGATCGCACGCTCGGTGCGGGATCGATGTTCTTCTACGCGATGCCTGACTTCTGGCTCGCGCTCATGATGATGCTGATCTTCGCGTACTGGCTTCCGTGGTTCCCCGTCGCCGGCGCCGTGGATCCGGTGATGCACGAATACATGGGGCCACTCGCGGCTCTGGGCGACAGACTCAAGCACCTGGCGCTTCCGGCAATCACACTTGCTCTGCTCTCCGGCGCGGCGGTGGCACGGTACCAGCGTGCGGAGCTGCTGCGCGTTCTGCCGGATGATTTCGTCCGCACCGCCCGCGCGAAGGGTGTGAGCGAGCGACGTGTGATGTGGGTTCACGTGCTTCGCAACGCTCTCATACCAACAATCAGCCTGCTCGGCCTTTCACTGCCGGTATTGTTCACCGGCGCGGTGTTTATCGAGCGCGTCTTTGCCTGGCCGGGAATGGGTTGGGTGATTCTGAACGGTGTCGCGACGCGCGACTATCCACTGGTTACGGCGGGCGTAATCGTTGCAGCGGCAACCGTAACGCTCGGGAGCCTGGGAGCCGACCTGTTGTACTCCGTCGCCGATCCGCGAATTCGTGGACGCTGA
- a CDS encoding ABC transporter permease, producing MDADTLRDRPHWTHRMVRHAGVASGVIAVIVVVALLAPWVAPYDPIAQPDIIGLKNLAPSFSHPFGTDSFSRDVLSRCIYGARISLSVAALATAIAITLGTLYGAIAGYVGGAVDAVLMRIVDAALSIPRVLLLIAILALWNGLPLWLLIVVLGATGWFGLSRMVRAQVLSMRELDFVAAARALGASGPRILFRHILPNVLPTIIVAATLGVGHVIILEAGLSYLGLGVQPPSASWGSIIQDGADQIGAAWWISLFPGLLIVTTAIACNALGDALRAAFDPREDAVTMAELDS from the coding sequence GTGGACGCTGATACGCTGAGAGATCGGCCGCACTGGACGCACCGCATGGTGCGACACGCAGGCGTCGCGTCAGGCGTGATCGCGGTCATCGTAGTCGTTGCGTTGCTCGCGCCATGGGTAGCGCCCTATGATCCGATTGCGCAGCCTGACATCATTGGGCTCAAGAATCTCGCGCCATCGTTCAGCCACCCCTTCGGTACTGATTCGTTCAGCCGCGACGTTCTGAGCAGATGCATCTACGGTGCGCGCATTTCGCTTTCGGTCGCCGCTCTTGCGACGGCGATCGCAATAACGCTTGGAACGCTCTATGGTGCAATCGCGGGTTACGTCGGCGGAGCGGTCGATGCGGTGCTCATGCGCATCGTGGACGCGGCGCTTTCGATTCCGCGAGTCCTGCTACTGATCGCAATTCTGGCGTTGTGGAATGGTTTGCCGCTCTGGTTACTCATCGTAGTGCTCGGAGCCACGGGCTGGTTCGGGCTCAGCAGGATGGTGCGTGCTCAGGTATTATCGATGCGCGAGCTCGACTTCGTGGCGGCAGCGCGAGCGTTGGGGGCATCGGGGCCGAGGATTCTTTTCCGTCACATCTTACCGAATGTGCTTCCCACCATTATCGTCGCTGCTACGTTGGGCGTGGGGCACGTGATCATACTCGAGGCAGGGCTTTCGTACCTGGGGCTGGGCGTTCAGCCGCCGAGCGCGAGCTGGGGTAGCATAATTCAGGATGGAGCCGATCAGATTGGCGCTGCGTGGTGGATATCACTTTTTCCGGGACTGCTCATCGTCACGACTGCCATCGCGTGCAACGCGCTGGGCGATGCGCTGCGTGCAGCGTTCGATCCGCGTGAGGACGCGGTGACGATGGCCGAGCTCGATTCATGA
- a CDS encoding ABC transporter ATP-binding protein yields the protein MTDPLLAVSDLRTYFHDGEVIARAVDGVSFDVAEGETVAVVGESGSGKSVTALSILRLIRPPGRIETASSIRFQGRELLQLSDGEMRTIRGNRIAMIFQEPMSALNPVLTVGEQIAEVVRVHTHASRHDAWERAVEMLALTGISAPRERASEYPHQLSGGMRQRVMIAMALVLKPALLIADEPTTALDVTIQAQILELLQRLQQQLGMAVLLITHDLGVVAEVADRVVVMYGGEVVERATVAELFEAPQHPYTEGLMSAMPRLDSDTERLVTIPGVVPPSTAWPSGCRFRDRCSYAWDRCATEHPPLYSVGHEHESRCHLAVEPLRRSEPHTPLTVRVGAGS from the coding sequence ATGACGGACCCGTTGCTGGCGGTCAGCGATCTGCGGACTTATTTCCACGACGGCGAGGTGATTGCCCGTGCAGTGGACGGGGTCTCGTTCGACGTGGCAGAGGGCGAGACTGTCGCGGTGGTGGGTGAATCCGGCTCGGGTAAATCGGTCACCGCACTTTCCATTCTCAGGCTCATTCGTCCGCCCGGCAGGATCGAGACCGCCAGCAGCATCAGATTCCAGGGGCGCGAACTTCTGCAACTGAGCGACGGCGAGATGCGCACCATCCGAGGCAACCGGATCGCGATGATATTCCAGGAGCCGATGTCGGCGCTCAATCCTGTGCTCACGGTAGGTGAACAGATCGCGGAAGTAGTGCGCGTACACACCCACGCGTCGCGTCACGATGCGTGGGAGCGCGCGGTGGAGATGCTCGCCCTCACTGGAATCTCGGCTCCGCGCGAGCGGGCATCGGAATATCCGCACCAGCTCTCTGGCGGCATGCGTCAGCGCGTAATGATTGCGATGGCCCTCGTGCTGAAGCCGGCGCTGCTTATCGCAGACGAGCCAACGACCGCACTCGACGTCACGATCCAGGCACAGATACTCGAGTTGCTCCAGCGGCTGCAGCAGCAGCTTGGAATGGCAGTGCTGCTCATCACGCACGACCTTGGTGTCGTTGCAGAAGTCGCGGACCGAGTCGTCGTGATGTATGGCGGCGAGGTGGTCGAGCGTGCCACGGTGGCTGAGTTGTTCGAGGCGCCGCAGCATCCGTATACCGAAGGGCTGATGAGTGCGATGCCCCGACTCGACAGTGACACCGAACGACTCGTGACGATCCCGGGCGTCGTGCCGCCTTCGACCGCGTGGCCGAGTGGTTGTCGATTCCGGGATCGCTGCAGTTACGCCTGGGATCGGTGCGCGACGGAACATCCCCCGCTCTACTCGGTTGGACACGAGCACGAATCACGCTGTCATCTTGCCGTCGAGCCGCTGCGCCGGTCCGAACCGCATACGCCGTTAACTGTGCGCGTCGGCGCCGGCTCGTGA
- a CDS encoding oligopeptide/dipeptide ABC transporter ATP-binding protein, with protein MTSARTNPALLQVTHLRKDFPVRQGLQHSLFGRNAAAIRAVNDVSFDIARGETLGVVGESGCGKTTMGRAILRLIEPTSGSVVFDGIDVATLHGAALRSMRRKMQVVFQDPFSSLNPRMTVGAAVKEGMLIHHLAEGRAADHRVKTLFEEVGLNPDYASRYPHEFSGGQRQRIGVARALSVEPEMIVCDEPVSALDVSVQAQVINLLQDLQRDRGLTYLFIAHDLSVVRHIADRVAVMYLGRIVEIASADDLYSNPTMPYTQALLSAVPRPEPGRQTARIVLQGEPPSPANPPPGCVFYSRCQHPLKDDDCTRVVPPLEEKTPAHFAACIKQPSQLP; from the coding sequence GTGACGAGCGCGCGCACCAACCCGGCATTGCTGCAGGTTACGCACCTGCGCAAGGACTTTCCAGTACGCCAGGGTTTGCAGCACAGTCTCTTCGGGCGCAACGCCGCTGCGATCCGCGCTGTGAACGACGTCTCGTTCGACATAGCGCGGGGTGAAACTCTGGGTGTTGTTGGCGAATCGGGTTGCGGAAAGACGACGATGGGTCGCGCGATCCTCCGACTGATCGAGCCAACCTCCGGCTCCGTGGTCTTCGATGGGATCGACGTTGCAACGTTGCACGGCGCCGCGTTGCGCAGCATGCGACGGAAGATGCAGGTAGTCTTCCAGGATCCGTTCTCGTCGCTCAACCCGCGGATGACGGTCGGCGCGGCGGTCAAGGAGGGAATGTTGATCCACCACCTCGCCGAAGGTCGCGCTGCCGATCATCGCGTCAAGACACTGTTCGAGGAAGTCGGGTTGAATCCGGATTATGCCTCGCGCTATCCGCATGAGTTCTCGGGCGGTCAGCGGCAGCGCATAGGTGTCGCGCGAGCGCTCTCGGTCGAGCCGGAGATGATCGTCTGCGATGAGCCGGTGTCCGCGCTCGACGTGTCAGTGCAGGCGCAGGTCATCAATCTGCTGCAGGATCTTCAGCGAGATCGGGGCCTCACCTACCTGTTCATAGCCCACGATCTGTCGGTGGTGCGTCACATCGCAGATCGTGTCGCGGTCATGTATCTCGGGCGGATCGTCGAGATTGCGTCGGCAGACGATCTTTATTCCAACCCGACGATGCCGTACACACAGGCGCTGCTCTCGGCGGTGCCACGTCCGGAGCCGGGCCGTCAGACGGCGCGCATCGTGCTACAGGGTGAGCCGCCATCGCCAGCGAACCCACCACCTGGATGCGTATTTTATTCGCGCTGTCAGCATCCGCTCAAGGATGACGACTGTACGCGAGTGGTTCCGCCGCTGGAAGAAAAGACGCCCGCGCACTTTGCTGCATGCATCAAACAGCCAAGCCAGCTGCCATAA
- a CDS encoding peptide MFS transporter encodes MATQKSVFDQPQAATVTHDEPPTGFEQWTGNKAFFGHPTGLSTLFFMEMWERFSYYGIRPLLVLFMSAALMSGGFGFDRTVASSIVGIYAACVYLASLPGGWIADRWLGLQRSVLWGGVLIACGHISIALSTVFAHSAFFVGLVFIVLGTGMLKPNVSATVGDLYPEGGARRDAGFSIFYMGINTGALIAPLITGYLGERVGWHWGFGAAGVGMIIGVIMFKLRMTQTLGPIGAASTASVAEQNKVKRITFASVAVIGVIVLLTILGVIHINPVALAERMGYVLLALAVVYFAYMFFFAGLNTGEKKRVAVIVVLFVFATIFWAGFEQAPTSLNLFAHDFTNRTVFGWEVPTLWLQSAESFFVITLAPVFAWIWVALARRRLDLSSPTKFAIGLAFAGVSFLVMLVASNRIVASAAVGEAMHVSMWWLVICYMFQAFGELSLSPVGLSSMTKLAPRRFVGQMMGIWFLADALGNLVAGLVGGHVNPNNLSEMPLLFRNTAIALFIAAAVCAALVIPIRKMMEEKTSA; translated from the coding sequence ATGGCAACACAGAAGTCAGTTTTCGACCAGCCACAAGCCGCGACTGTCACCCACGACGAGCCACCCACCGGGTTCGAGCAATGGACGGGGAACAAGGCGTTCTTCGGGCACCCGACCGGCCTGTCAACGCTCTTCTTCATGGAGATGTGGGAGCGGTTCTCGTATTACGGGATCCGGCCCCTGCTGGTGCTGTTCATGTCCGCAGCGCTCATGTCGGGCGGCTTCGGCTTCGACCGTACCGTCGCCTCGTCCATCGTCGGCATCTACGCGGCCTGTGTCTACCTGGCGTCATTGCCGGGCGGGTGGATCGCGGACCGGTGGCTTGGATTGCAACGTTCCGTTTTGTGGGGCGGCGTGCTCATCGCATGCGGACACATCTCGATAGCGCTATCGACGGTCTTCGCGCACTCGGCGTTTTTCGTCGGCCTCGTATTCATCGTGCTGGGCACCGGAATGCTCAAGCCCAACGTATCGGCAACTGTCGGCGATCTCTATCCTGAAGGCGGTGCGCGCAGAGATGCTGGCTTCTCGATCTTCTACATGGGTATCAATACCGGCGCGCTGATCGCACCGCTGATCACCGGCTATCTCGGAGAGCGCGTTGGTTGGCACTGGGGATTCGGCGCGGCTGGCGTCGGCATGATCATTGGCGTCATCATGTTCAAGTTGCGCATGACGCAAACGCTCGGCCCGATTGGCGCCGCCTCGACAGCAAGTGTCGCGGAGCAGAACAAGGTAAAACGCATCACCTTCGCGAGCGTCGCGGTGATCGGCGTCATCGTTCTGCTCACTATCCTCGGAGTGATTCACATCAATCCCGTCGCGCTTGCTGAACGTATGGGATACGTGCTACTGGCTCTCGCCGTGGTCTACTTCGCGTACATGTTCTTTTTCGCTGGCCTCAACACGGGGGAAAAGAAGCGAGTCGCCGTGATCGTCGTCCTGTTTGTCTTTGCAACGATCTTCTGGGCAGGGTTCGAGCAGGCGCCCACATCTCTCAACCTGTTTGCGCACGATTTCACCAACCGCACGGTATTTGGCTGGGAAGTACCTACGTTATGGCTGCAGTCCGCCGAGTCATTCTTCGTCATCACGCTTGCCCCGGTATTCGCATGGATCTGGGTTGCTCTCGCGCGCAGAAGGCTCGACCTGTCGAGTCCCACCAAGTTTGCGATCGGTCTCGCATTCGCCGGCGTCAGTTTTCTTGTAATGCTCGTGGCGTCCAACCGCATCGTCGCAAGCGCGGCAGTGGGCGAGGCCATGCACGTGTCGATGTGGTGGCTTGTGATCTGCTACATGTTCCAGGCATTCGGCGAGCTGTCGCTCAGCCCCGTCGGATTGAGCTCGATGACCAAACTCGCGCCGCGACGCTTTGTCGGTCAGATGATGGGCATCTGGTTCCTGGCCGACGCGCTCGGCAACCTCGTTGCTGGACTGGTCGGCGGTCACGTGAATCCGAACAACCTCAGCGAGATGCCGCTGCTGTTCAGGAATACAGCGATAGCGCTCTTCATTGCCGCCGCGGTGTGTGCCGCGCTGGTCATTCCGATCCGGAAGATGATGGAAGAGAAGACGTCAGCGTAA